A window of Patescibacteria group bacterium contains these coding sequences:
- a CDS encoding ABC transporter ATP-binding protein, with protein sequence MTRDVLLRLEHATVAYDKLPILEDVSVALDEGEIVALMGPNGAGKSTVLKTIFGMTRLLEGTVRWHDAPFHPLPHRAVRMGIAFVPQGRRVFPSLSVEENLAIGAFTVDDRQEAHRRMEEVMGSFPVLRQKRHDPSGTLSGGQQQMLAIARGLMADPKVLLLDEPSLGLSPKLVKEVFAMIQEINIRHKTAIMVVEHNLKSLFDIVDRAYLLDRGRVVAHGDPGEIRKSGMLEKIFMGKG encoded by the coding sequence ATGACAAGGGATGTATTGCTCCGCCTTGAACACGCCACCGTCGCCTACGACAAGCTCCCGATCCTTGAGGATGTTTCGGTCGCTCTGGACGAGGGGGAAATCGTTGCGCTGATGGGACCGAACGGAGCGGGAAAGTCTACCGTGCTCAAGACGATTTTCGGGATGACGCGGTTGCTGGAGGGTACGGTGCGTTGGCATGACGCGCCGTTCCATCCCCTGCCCCACCGGGCCGTAAGAATGGGAATCGCCTTCGTTCCGCAGGGTCGGCGGGTGTTTCCCAGCCTGAGCGTTGAGGAGAATTTGGCAATCGGCGCATTCACGGTCGACGACCGCCAGGAAGCGCATCGTCGCATGGAGGAGGTGATGGGATCATTTCCCGTGCTGCGTCAGAAGCGACACGACCCGTCGGGCACGCTCTCGGGCGGGCAGCAGCAGATGCTCGCGATCGCGCGCGGCCTCATGGCGGATCCCAAGGTATTGCTCCTGGACGAACCTTCACTCGGCCTTTCACCAAAACTGGTTAAGGAAGTTTTTGCCATGATCCAGGAAATCAACATCCGCCACAAAACCGCAATCATGGTCGTGGAACATAATTTGAAGTCCTTGTTCGACATCGTCGACCGAGCCTACTTGCTCGATCGCGGTCGCGTGGTCGCTCATGGGGATCCAGGGGAGATACGCAAGAGCGGCATGCTGGAGAAGATTTTCATGGGGAAAGGATGA
- the polA gene encoding DNA polymerase I, which translates to MKSLKQDTFLVIDGNALLHRAWHAIPLLTTRDGRVVNAAYGFSMMLEKILEQFRPDYAAVAWDLPGDTFRHEAYAPYKAQRKKKEQELYDQIPLIQEILRAHGIPSLSAEGFEADDVIGTLSKTAADEGMQTLIVTGDMDSLQLVDDSTKVVSFVKGISETKTYDEAAVKERFGLTPSQLIDYKAFRGDPSDNLPGVSGIGEKSAVEMLHQFKTVDGVFAALKEGKVPEKYAKKLEGHEQTASLMRELVTIRRDVPLPGFRFEDAKAGREDLTKVVEMYRDLEFRTLLKKHMSAGVVEAPPIGAVGSGRDPLPAHRSFSEGGSSPLKRGTLVLVRSASEAEKSMDGLGPEVGVLAAVQIQQALFGPTVAVCAISDGTKTVVFPRPAKETLDAILVALESAKRVVTHDLKGLMHATGWKPDQRWSDLMVGSYVLNPGSRAHDLHSALAQLAGAKLPEFTGFNGDDELRAFGEAASHLSAAAKTLFARLEETGMKKVYLDIELPLVPVLFDMEAAGIELDVKALGKLRKTFAADLGRLRADIIKEAGEEFNVNAPAQLATILFDKLHLPTKGIKRTQSGFSTAASELEKLEDAHAIIPLVSQYRELAKLQSTYVESLPSLVRPDGRVHTTFNQTVAATGRLSSSDPNLQNIPIKTELGNKIREAFVAGRGKRLIAVDYSQIELRLAAVIAKDEPFVKAFREGADIHTRTAAEVWDVPEDKVTPEQRRSAKAINFGILYGMGPRSLARSTGMSMGEAQQFIEKYFAIHHKIREYMDATKLQAHEKGYVETLFGRRRYLPEVTSGVPMLVAMAERMAVNMPIQGTQADVVKLAMISVDHWLKTSGWPARLLLQVHDELVIECDADAVKAVSKGVKELMEGVANFEVPLTVEVEVGTSWGKMK; encoded by the coding sequence ATGAAATCCTTGAAGCAGGACACATTCCTGGTCATCGACGGCAATGCCCTTCTCCATCGGGCATGGCACGCGATCCCCCTCCTTACCACCAGGGACGGCCGGGTGGTGAATGCCGCGTACGGGTTCTCGATGATGCTCGAAAAGATCCTCGAGCAGTTCCGCCCCGATTATGCGGCCGTGGCCTGGGACCTCCCCGGGGACACCTTCCGCCACGAGGCGTATGCGCCGTACAAGGCGCAGCGCAAAAAAAAGGAGCAGGAGCTCTACGACCAGATCCCGCTCATCCAGGAAATCCTCAGGGCGCACGGCATCCCTTCCCTCTCGGCCGAAGGGTTCGAGGCCGACGACGTGATCGGCACCCTTTCGAAGACGGCGGCGGACGAAGGGATGCAGACGCTCATCGTGACCGGCGACATGGACAGCCTGCAGCTCGTGGATGATTCGACGAAGGTCGTGTCGTTCGTGAAAGGCATCAGCGAGACCAAGACGTACGACGAGGCGGCGGTGAAGGAACGCTTCGGCCTCACGCCTTCGCAGCTCATCGACTACAAGGCCTTCCGTGGCGACCCGAGCGACAACCTGCCGGGCGTCTCGGGGATCGGAGAGAAGTCGGCCGTGGAGATGCTGCATCAGTTCAAGACGGTGGATGGGGTGTTTGCCGCGCTCAAGGAGGGGAAGGTGCCGGAAAAGTACGCGAAGAAGCTCGAGGGGCACGAGCAGACGGCTTCGCTCATGCGCGAGCTGGTGACGATCCGCCGCGACGTGCCGCTCCCCGGCTTCCGCTTCGAGGACGCCAAGGCCGGCCGGGAGGACCTCACGAAGGTCGTCGAGATGTACCGCGACCTGGAGTTCCGCACGCTTCTCAAGAAGCACATGTCCGCCGGGGTCGTGGAGGCGCCGCCCATCGGGGCGGTCGGTTCAGGGCGCGACCCCCTGCCTGCCCACCGAAGCTTCAGCGAAGGTGGGTCGTCCCCCTTGAAAAGGGGGACACTCGTCCTCGTGCGGAGCGCGTCCGAGGCGGAGAAATCGATGGACGGGTTGGGTCCGGAGGTCGGCGTTCTCGCGGCCGTGCAGATCCAGCAGGCGCTGTTCGGGCCTACGGTGGCGGTGTGCGCCATCTCGGACGGAACGAAGACGGTCGTGTTCCCACGCCCCGCGAAGGAAACGCTCGACGCGATCCTCGTCGCGCTCGAGAGCGCCAAGCGCGTGGTCACGCACGACCTGAAGGGGCTGATGCACGCCACCGGGTGGAAGCCCGATCAGCGCTGGAGCGACCTCATGGTGGGTTCCTACGTGCTGAATCCGGGCAGCCGCGCGCACGACTTGCACAGCGCGCTCGCGCAGCTCGCCGGCGCGAAGCTCCCGGAGTTCACGGGGTTCAATGGCGACGACGAGCTGCGCGCGTTCGGCGAGGCGGCGTCGCATCTTTCCGCGGCCGCGAAGACGCTATTCGCGAGGCTCGAGGAGACGGGAATGAAAAAGGTGTACCTCGACATCGAGCTGCCGCTCGTCCCCGTCTTGTTCGACATGGAAGCCGCCGGCATCGAGCTCGACGTGAAGGCGCTCGGGAAGCTCCGGAAGACGTTCGCCGCCGACCTCGGCCGCCTGCGCGCCGACATCATCAAGGAGGCAGGCGAGGAATTCAACGTGAACGCGCCCGCGCAGCTCGCCACCATCTTGTTCGACAAGCTCCATCTTCCCACGAAGGGCATCAAGCGCACGCAAAGCGGGTTCTCCACGGCCGCCTCCGAGCTCGAGAAGCTCGAGGACGCGCACGCAATCATCCCGCTCGTGTCGCAGTACCGCGAGCTCGCGAAGCTGCAGTCCACGTATGTCGAATCCCTTCCCTCGCTGGTGCGACCCGACGGCCGCGTGCACACCACGTTCAACCAGACGGTCGCCGCGACAGGCCGCTTGTCCTCATCGGACCCGAATCTTCAGAACATTCCGATCAAGACCGAGCTTGGTAACAAGATCCGCGAGGCGTTCGTGGCCGGCCGCGGCAAGCGCCTTATCGCCGTGGATTACAGCCAGATCGAGCTGCGCCTGGCCGCCGTCATCGCCAAGGACGAACCGTTCGTGAAGGCGTTCCGCGAAGGAGCCGACATTCATACGCGCACCGCGGCCGAGGTGTGGGACGTCCCTGAAGACAAGGTCACGCCCGAACAGCGTCGCTCCGCCAAGGCCATCAACTTCGGCATCCTCTACGGCATGGGGCCGCGCTCCCTCGCGCGCTCGACCGGCATGAGCATGGGCGAGGCGCAGCAGTTCATCGAAAAGTACTTCGCCATCCACCACAAGATCCGCGAATACATGGACGCCACCAAGCTCCAGGCGCACGAGAAAGGCTACGTGGAAACGCTGTTCGGCCGCCGCCGCTACCTGCCGGAGGTCACGTCCGGGGTCCCGATGCTCGTCGCCATGGCCGAGCGCATGGCCGTGAACATGCCCATCCAAGGCACCCAGGCCGACGTGGTGAAGCTCGCGATGATTTCCGTCGACCATTGGCTGAAGACCAGCGGCTGGCCCGCGCGACTCCTCTTGCAGGTGCATGACGAACTGGTCATCGAGTGCGACGCGGACGCGGTGAAGGCGGTTTCAAAGGGCGTGAAAGAGTTGATGGAGGGCGTGGCGAACTTCGAGGTGCCGCTTACCGTCGAGGTGGAGGTCGGGACCAGCTGGGGGAAGATGAAATAG
- the holA gene encoding DNA polymerase III subunit delta, whose amino-acid sequence MLIIVYGDDSFRVQEKVRQLTDAFKKKFDPTGMNLASFGEKADVGEVMQAVRSMPFMGEKRMVVIRDLVSKSKKGDEDAWVGLKATPDSTIVVLWESDDAKALEKKALFKSLKDAAELHLYPFPVLEGPALTKWITERITSQGGKIAPAAATEIASRVSGDLWQADGEIRKLTAFASGREITADDVRELVRPSFEGEIFAFIDAVSQRNGKEAFRLLAQERSAGSEDHYLLAMLARQVRILLGVRAMMDEDVRVAKDAIATELALHPFVAQKAMAAARRFTLSELMAAHDALFEREVGVKSGMDPETAVDLMTVQMTG is encoded by the coding sequence ATGCTCATCATCGTCTACGGCGACGACTCGTTCCGGGTGCAGGAGAAGGTGCGCCAGCTCACGGACGCCTTCAAGAAGAAATTCGACCCGACCGGGATGAATCTGGCTTCCTTCGGCGAGAAGGCCGACGTGGGCGAAGTGATGCAGGCCGTCCGTTCCATGCCGTTCATGGGGGAAAAGCGGATGGTGGTGATCCGCGATCTCGTGTCGAAGTCGAAAAAGGGAGACGAGGACGCATGGGTTGGGCTCAAGGCGACGCCGGACTCCACGATCGTCGTCCTATGGGAGAGCGATGACGCGAAGGCGCTTGAGAAGAAGGCGCTGTTCAAGTCATTGAAGGATGCGGCGGAGCTGCACCTCTATCCATTCCCCGTCCTTGAAGGTCCGGCTCTCACGAAGTGGATCACGGAACGCATCACGTCGCAGGGCGGGAAGATCGCCCCTGCCGCGGCAACGGAAATCGCTTCGCGCGTGTCCGGCGACTTGTGGCAGGCGGACGGCGAGATTCGGAAACTGACCGCGTTTGCCTCTGGTCGCGAAATCACGGCGGACGACGTGCGAGAGCTCGTCCGCCCGTCGTTCGAGGGGGAAATCTTCGCGTTCATCGACGCGGTGAGCCAGCGCAACGGGAAGGAAGCGTTCCGGCTCCTCGCGCAGGAACGGTCAGCTGGCAGCGAAGACCATTACCTGCTCGCCATGCTCGCACGCCAGGTAAGGATTTTGCTCGGCGTGCGCGCGATGATGGATGAGGACGTGCGCGTCGCCAAAGACGCGATTGCGACGGAACTCGCGCTGCACCCGTTCGTGGCGCAAAAGGCCATGGCGGCCGCGCGCCGCTTCACGCTGTCCGAGCTCATGGCCGCGCACGACGCTTTGTTCGAACGCGAAGTCGGGGTGAAGTCCGGGATGGATCCCGAGACAGCGGTGGACCTGATGACTGTTCAGATGACGGGATAA
- the rpsT gene encoding 30S ribosomal protein S20 yields MPNKASAAKAMRQTVKRTLRNKIAKAEIESMQVKLRKLLEAKKAKEATELMTLIGKKLDKAVSRGILKLNTVSRTKSRLMKRVNVASKD; encoded by the coding sequence ATGCCCAATAAAGCCAGTGCCGCAAAAGCGATGCGCCAAACGGTCAAACGGACCCTGCGCAACAAGATCGCCAAGGCCGAGATCGAGTCCATGCAGGTCAAACTGCGCAAGCTCCTCGAGGCAAAGAAGGCCAAGGAGGCCACCGAGCTCATGACCTTGATCGGAAAGAAGCTCGACAAGGCCGTCTCCCGCGGAATCCTCAAGCTGAACACCGTGAGCCGCACAAAGAGCCGCCTCATGAAGCGCGTAAATGTGGCTTCGAAGGATTAA
- a CDS encoding DNA recombination protein RmuC, whose product MNSIEIAMVVVIVGLIAFLFYSRRSVGAAPLDSSVIQLLNDIRRDMDEVSTKGRTELQGRLDRIDDRMSRGLNDSMQMIQKHSAHTSGIVRDVTEKLTKLDETNKQVLDFSKQLQSLENILKNPKQRGILGEYWLETLLGQVLQPTQYQMQYDLGVDEDTNAKLIPDAVIFVKEMLIPIDAKFSLENYNKISLETDALRREALEREFKSDVKKRIDETSKYIRPERGTTNFSFMFVPAEGVYHNLITSSVGAVNVNTRNLIEYAFEKGVMIVSPTSFFAYLQTVLLGLRALQIEDSVKEIQVQAEHLNRHLKAYEEYHGKVGKHLETTARAYAESSNELKKIDKDIFKIAAGKTGKALASPEIDRETEIS is encoded by the coding sequence ATGAATTCGATTGAAATCGCCATGGTTGTCGTGATTGTCGGCCTTATCGCCTTTCTTTTCTATTCCAGGCGGTCTGTCGGAGCTGCCCCATTGGATTCGTCAGTGATCCAGCTGCTTAATGACATCCGCCGGGACATGGATGAGGTATCAACCAAGGGAAGAACCGAACTCCAGGGGCGTCTGGATCGCATCGATGACCGGATGTCACGAGGCCTGAATGATTCGATGCAGATGATCCAGAAGCATTCCGCTCATACCTCTGGCATCGTCCGGGATGTAACGGAAAAGCTCACGAAGCTAGATGAAACGAATAAGCAAGTACTGGACTTCTCCAAACAGCTACAGAGCTTGGAAAATATTCTTAAGAATCCAAAGCAGCGAGGAATTCTTGGGGAATATTGGCTTGAAACGCTTCTTGGACAGGTATTACAACCCACCCAGTACCAAATGCAATACGATCTGGGAGTAGACGAAGATACGAATGCAAAACTGATTCCAGATGCCGTTATCTTCGTGAAGGAAATGTTGATACCAATTGACGCAAAATTTTCGTTAGAGAACTACAACAAAATTTCTCTTGAGACAGATGCGCTCCGACGAGAGGCCTTGGAGCGCGAATTCAAGAGTGACGTCAAGAAGCGCATTGATGAGACATCTAAATACATCCGTCCGGAGCGCGGAACTACGAACTTTTCGTTCATGTTCGTCCCGGCCGAAGGGGTCTATCACAATCTCATCACCTCGAGCGTCGGCGCCGTGAACGTGAACACGCGCAATCTCATCGAGTACGCGTTCGAGAAGGGGGTGATGATCGTGTCGCCCACCTCCTTCTTCGCCTACCTGCAGACGGTGCTGCTTGGCTTGCGTGCGCTGCAGATCGAGGATTCGGTGAAGGAGATCCAGGTGCAGGCGGAACATCTCAATCGCCATCTCAAGGCGTACGAGGAGTATCACGGCAAGGTCGGGAAGCATCTGGAGACGACCGCCCGCGCGTATGCAGAGTCGAGCAACGAGCTGAAGAAAATCGACAAGGACATTTTCAAGATTGCCGCAGGGAAGACGGGGAAGGCGCTTGCATCCCCCGAGATTGACAGGGAAACGGAGATATCCTAA